The Paenibacillus sp. FSL R7-0204 genome includes a region encoding these proteins:
- a CDS encoding extracellular solute-binding protein, which translates to MNTGTRKGQSLLKSTSILLLSALLLSACSGKLESGNEGKEAAAGNDPKPSAAVDESPLGKYDPPIELSFVRDLSDVVENNVLGVLKDETIDNNRWTKLYEDQLGIKIKYNWIVKGSQTSDQYLQKINVTLASGDLPDVTPVNATQLKQLADSDQLEDMTALYEKYASPFTKKVLSGEGTSVFDAATFDGKLMAIPSLESSIERSMYIWIRTDWLEKLGMQPPKTMADVLAISEAFAGKDPDGNGKKDTYGLGITKDLWGGAMGLEGFMAGYNAYPNIWVDDGSGKLVYGSIQPEVKKALQVLQDMAKKGQLDQEFGVKDGGKVSELISAGKIGMEYGEQWNSIWPLQLNRDNDPKAQWQAFPIVSESGDTPKVPLKFSTTRFFAVKKGAAHPEAVIKLFNLHVEKNWGETAEFDKYYAPPEAESVWQLSPVTPYPVTKNVDAFREIDAARKAGDFSTLKGEAKTIQEKLESFASGSTEGFSLWGWERIYGEQGSMGIADQYIKNDQFLQEKFVGAPTPTMVERKTTLEKQQNEMFVKIILGDPIDKFDQFVKDWKKLGGDQITQEVNEWYAATKK; encoded by the coding sequence ATGAACACAGGTACAAGAAAAGGTCAGAGCTTACTGAAGAGTACTTCCATCCTGTTGTTGTCTGCACTGCTGTTATCCGCATGCTCGGGTAAGCTGGAATCCGGTAACGAAGGAAAGGAAGCGGCAGCCGGTAATGATCCGAAGCCAAGTGCAGCTGTAGATGAGAGTCCGCTCGGCAAATACGATCCTCCGATTGAGTTGTCGTTCGTCAGAGATCTTAGCGATGTGGTAGAGAATAACGTGCTTGGCGTATTGAAGGACGAGACGATTGATAACAACCGCTGGACCAAGTTGTATGAGGATCAGCTCGGCATCAAGATCAAATATAACTGGATTGTAAAGGGGAGCCAGACCTCGGATCAATACTTGCAGAAAATTAATGTCACCCTGGCCTCCGGGGATCTGCCGGATGTAACACCGGTCAACGCCACCCAGCTTAAGCAATTGGCCGATTCGGACCAGCTTGAGGATATGACGGCGTTATATGAAAAGTATGCTTCCCCGTTCACCAAGAAGGTGCTGTCGGGAGAAGGAACGAGTGTGTTCGATGCCGCGACCTTCGATGGCAAGCTGATGGCTATTCCGAGCCTGGAATCCTCGATTGAACGGTCGATGTACATCTGGATTCGTACCGACTGGCTGGAGAAGCTAGGTATGCAGCCGCCGAAGACGATGGCGGATGTCCTGGCGATCTCTGAAGCGTTCGCCGGTAAGGACCCCGACGGCAACGGCAAAAAAGACACCTATGGCCTCGGTATTACCAAGGATCTGTGGGGCGGAGCCATGGGACTGGAAGGTTTCATGGCCGGATACAATGCGTACCCGAACATCTGGGTGGATGACGGCAGCGGCAAGCTGGTCTACGGCAGCATTCAGCCGGAGGTGAAGAAAGCGCTTCAGGTGCTGCAGGATATGGCGAAGAAGGGACAGCTGGATCAGGAGTTCGGCGTGAAGGACGGCGGTAAGGTGTCCGAGCTGATCTCAGCCGGCAAGATCGGGATGGAGTACGGCGAGCAATGGAATTCCATCTGGCCGCTGCAGCTTAACCGTGACAATGACCCCAAAGCCCAGTGGCAGGCCTTCCCGATTGTCTCGGAATCGGGCGACACGCCGAAGGTGCCGCTCAAATTCAGCACAACCCGCTTCTTCGCAGTCAAGAAGGGTGCCGCCCACCCGGAAGCGGTGATCAAATTATTCAATCTGCATGTGGAGAAGAACTGGGGTGAGACGGCTGAATTCGATAAATACTATGCACCGCCGGAAGCGGAAAGTGTCTGGCAGCTGTCTCCGGTTACGCCGTATCCGGTCACGAAGAACGTAGACGCGTTCCGTGAGATTGATGCCGCCCGCAAGGCCGGTGATTTCTCTACACTGAAGGGCGAAGCCAAGACGATCCAGGAGAAGCTGGAGTCCTTCGCATCAGGTTCAACGGAGGGCTTCTCCCTATGGGGCTGGGAACGGATCTATGGAGAACAAGGCTCCATGGGAATAGCCGACCAGTATATCAAGAATGACCAGTTCCTGCAGGAGAAATTCGTCGGCGCTCCGACTCCGACCATGGTTGAGCGCAAGACAACGCTTGAGAAGCAGCAGAATGAAATGTTTGTCAAAATCATTCTGGGTGATCCTATCGATAAGTTCGACCAGTTCGTGAAGGATTGGAAGAAGCTGGGCGGCGATCAAATTACGCAAGAGGTCAACGAATGGTACGCAGCGACTAAGAAATAA
- a CDS encoding helix-turn-helix transcriptional regulator yields MALIHYVECNTIHASNFVVDVPAGAHWLLVITKTPALFWVHGGLQQYPAHSVVLYQPQQKVYYQACGGQFINDWIRFESNEPYVTESPLPLGIPFALSDPDYCQKLLELLVSEHHMGGDCKASSIDLLLRALFNKLWESYFQDNITPQYYKLLKLRTLIQTNPGEYWTVARMAGVLEISPGYLQSIYKKNFGLSCMEDVINSRVRMAKEYLVHSSESIADIAARCGYPNVEHFCRQFKQVTGYTPRNYQRQARG; encoded by the coding sequence ATGGCCCTTATTCACTATGTCGAGTGCAATACGATACACGCCTCTAACTTCGTTGTAGATGTTCCCGCTGGTGCGCACTGGCTCCTGGTCATTACCAAGACTCCGGCGCTATTCTGGGTGCATGGCGGACTCCAGCAATACCCTGCCCACAGCGTAGTTCTCTACCAGCCGCAGCAGAAAGTGTATTATCAGGCATGCGGCGGCCAGTTCATTAATGACTGGATTCGCTTTGAATCCAATGAGCCTTATGTCACGGAATCGCCGCTTCCCCTAGGTATCCCTTTTGCGCTTAGCGACCCTGACTATTGTCAAAAGCTGCTTGAACTGCTCGTCAGCGAGCACCATATGGGCGGGGACTGCAAAGCCTCCTCCATCGATCTGCTCCTGCGCGCGCTGTTCAACAAGCTGTGGGAATCCTATTTCCAGGACAATATTACCCCGCAATACTATAAGCTGCTGAAGCTGCGCACGCTCATTCAGACGAACCCCGGAGAATACTGGACCGTGGCCAGAATGGCCGGTGTGCTTGAGATCAGTCCAGGCTATCTCCAGAGTATCTACAAAAAAAACTTCGGACTCTCCTGCATGGAGGATGTCATTAACAGCCGCGTCCGCATGGCCAAGGAATACCTCGTCCACAGCTCCGAGAGCATCGCCGATATCGCAGCACGGTGCGGCTATCCGAATGTGGAGCATTTCTGCCGGCAATTCAAGCAGGTGACCGGGTATACACCGCGAAATTACCAGAGACAGGCCAGAGGTTAG
- a CDS encoding carboxylesterase/lipase family protein: MLRVVNVENGTVKGLPAADPRITSFKGIPFAAPPVGENRWRAPQPAEDWEGVLQAHEFAPVSMQVRQELDDNNIYTREWAVEPDIAMSEDCLYLNVWTPAKQADEKLPVYVWYFGGGLQVGHPAEMEFDGERIARRGIVVVTINYRLNIFGFLCHPEITAESPESPANFGNLDQQAATRWVKRNIAAFGGDPDNITIGGQSAGGGSVMSQLTSPQNEGLFQRAIVESGIFTKLYPGTLLPPLRGTLQEAEKDGIEFFKYLGVSTLAEARKLDAAYLRDKAVALGGFWGTVADQKFQVGNPFDLFVQNRRLKVPVMLGHTSSEFFSTPNVQSYEELKQLAADMFGEDEETFLRLSGARPDAVQEAAERSAVSGIEYAIRIAGQANADTGSETPLYYYNFDAEIPGWDNPGTFHSVDLWFFFETLAKCWRPFVGKHYDLARQMCNYTAHFICTGDPNGKDSTGEELPRWEPYTPEAPYGMLFADKAEFSREQPGEIMNFLVQQYFKKAGSPV; this comes from the coding sequence ATGCTTAGAGTGGTCAATGTGGAGAACGGTACGGTAAAAGGCTTGCCCGCAGCCGATCCGCGGATTACGAGCTTCAAGGGAATACCGTTTGCTGCTCCGCCTGTAGGCGAGAACCGCTGGCGGGCACCGCAGCCTGCTGAAGACTGGGAAGGTGTGCTGCAAGCCCACGAGTTCGCACCGGTCTCCATGCAGGTCAGACAGGAGCTGGATGATAACAATATCTATACCCGTGAATGGGCGGTGGAGCCTGATATTGCGATGAGTGAGGATTGCCTGTACCTGAACGTATGGACCCCGGCCAAGCAGGCGGACGAGAAGCTTCCCGTCTATGTATGGTATTTCGGCGGCGGGCTGCAGGTGGGTCATCCGGCAGAGATGGAATTCGACGGCGAACGGATTGCCCGCAGAGGAATTGTAGTTGTGACGATTAACTACCGGCTGAATATCTTCGGCTTCCTCTGCCATCCTGAGATTACGGCGGAATCGCCGGAGTCGCCCGCTAACTTCGGCAACCTTGACCAACAGGCGGCAACCCGCTGGGTGAAGCGCAATATTGCAGCGTTTGGCGGCGACCCGGATAACATTACTATCGGCGGACAGTCAGCGGGCGGCGGCAGTGTCATGAGCCAGCTTACCTCTCCGCAGAATGAAGGACTGTTTCAACGGGCGATTGTTGAAAGCGGTATCTTCACGAAGCTGTATCCGGGAACCCTGCTGCCGCCGCTCCGGGGTACGCTGCAGGAGGCGGAGAAGGACGGCATCGAGTTCTTCAAGTATCTGGGTGTATCCACTCTTGCGGAAGCGCGGAAGCTGGATGCAGCCTATCTGCGGGACAAGGCAGTGGCGCTTGGCGGCTTCTGGGGGACTGTTGCCGACCAGAAGTTCCAAGTGGGGAATCCGTTCGATCTGTTCGTGCAAAATAGACGCTTGAAGGTGCCGGTTATGCTCGGCCATACCTCCTCCGAGTTCTTCAGCACTCCGAATGTGCAGTCTTACGAGGAGCTCAAGCAGCTTGCGGCAGACATGTTCGGGGAGGATGAGGAGACCTTCCTGAGGCTTAGCGGCGCACGCCCGGATGCCGTTCAGGAAGCGGCGGAGCGGTCAGCGGTCAGCGGGATCGAATACGCCATCCGTATCGCCGGGCAGGCGAATGCGGATACCGGAAGCGAAACGCCGCTCTATTACTATAACTTCGATGCCGAGATTCCGGGATGGGATAACCCGGGCACCTTCCACTCGGTGGATCTGTGGTTCTTCTTCGAGACGCTGGCTAAGTGCTGGCGGCCGTTTGTCGGCAAGCATTACGATCTGGCCCGCCAGATGTGCAATTACACCGCACACTTCATCTGCACTGGTGACCCGAACGGCAAGGATTCCACAGGCGAAGAATTGCCGCGCTGGGAGCCGTACACCCCGGAAGCACCTTACGGGATGCTGTTCGCAGACAAGGCTGAGTTCTCCAGAGAACAGCCGGGCGAGATTATGAATTTTCTGGTGCAGCAGTATTTCAAGAAGGCTGGCAGCCCGGTCTGA
- a CDS encoding LURP-one-related/scramblase family protein encodes MKQLYIKQKVFSIGEKFTVKNEQEQDVYYVEGSFMRIPKTFSVMNAGGREVAQITKKVFSFLPKFFVEVDGREVLTIKKELSFFKARYSIDSADIEVYGNWWDMDFQVLQRGAVVGEVSKKWFTWGDSYSVQVLSEELEAIIIAIVVAIDCVKSDEASASNQ; translated from the coding sequence ATGAAACAACTCTACATCAAGCAAAAGGTATTCAGCATAGGCGAGAAGTTCACGGTGAAGAATGAGCAGGAGCAGGATGTGTATTACGTGGAGGGCAGCTTCATGCGGATTCCCAAGACCTTCTCGGTTATGAATGCCGGCGGAAGGGAAGTTGCGCAGATTACGAAGAAGGTGTTCAGCTTCCTGCCCAAGTTCTTCGTGGAAGTGGATGGCCGTGAGGTATTGACGATTAAGAAGGAGCTGTCGTTCTTCAAGGCGCGCTATTCGATAGATTCGGCGGATATTGAGGTATACGGGAACTGGTGGGACATGGATTTCCAGGTTTTGCAGCGCGGGGCCGTCGTCGGAGAAGTGAGTAAGAAGTGGTTCACCTGGGGCGACAGCTACAGTGTGCAAGTGCTGAGTGAGGAGCTGGAGGCGATCATCATCGCGATTGTAGTTGCCATTGACTGTGTGAAGAGTGATGAAGCCTCGGCTTCTAATCAGTAG
- a CDS encoding glycosyl hydrolase family 95 catalytic domain-containing protein translates to MKNDLQSIRLYEQGNYASTYTEIPASNPGRAWRDGMVSGNGENGYVTSGAPYEDSFIYQYMWFNYPSGDPRVIPEELTGQLAEARRNVFQLNDQWKITFADGTTRARTFLYSFHPGHQLRLSAMNKGTVSGYERWTNYETAETGVRYSDEGGEWIRTSFTSREDNVSVTKISQSSAGTKINMIISIDDISGMYKAQDGATEVTALQYKKLVDPNADYIAQVAHYPSYPGSELADGGYAGLTRVVVINGTRRRVLLADTNELMNVGADQNPAIQVTGAEAVYLITQSDRTFNLGKIGDFADQTSYAIVDGLLQNTNAVAVKYQDASGIFDYNTALAPHARKHAAEFNAVRFSLAGDEGDKSADNVTLINTQKASRTRIHHAFLEQVYNQGRYALICCSGSSAPRLYGMWTGEWNPGWRGIYTLDANVNLQVAAMNTGHLTQAPLGYITFFLRNTPDFEANARMAYGMHDAIQVSVNSDGDRAMHVEYDNDYPFEYWNAGASWCLVPIYEYWQCYGNQQIPLHDKMRIHELQPILSVQDGGMSDEEFTQLLDKGYLDLAADVLLPLLTRQANFWEQICTPEYYTDINGKACYQQGKAQLNPGEKYMIIPAYSPENHPIGYNSTITANATMDISAARDGLSMVIAMEREVKREGYEAAIAKWMALLELLPDYKYDYDGALREWAMNEYTENNNHRHLSHLYPAWPAYETQTDPALTRATKIAIDNRDRLNTGDDTAGHGWMHKALVQARLKNGDGVLASLLPMMSDAAYYSSLMTDHDTNRRCNCYCTDTLFGTVGAVNEALLFSNTGEIEVLPALPSDWLTGSIHGLMARTWAEVKTLTWNLPAKSVHLVLRSHRNDNVIRLSAGLPWTEARINGERADVVQDSRGKYILFTLSEGTEVTVTFEW, encoded by the coding sequence ATGAAGAATGATTTGCAATCTATACGCCTGTACGAACAAGGGAATTATGCCAGCACCTATACGGAGATCCCAGCGTCCAATCCCGGCCGGGCATGGCGGGACGGAATGGTCAGCGGAAACGGGGAGAACGGATATGTCACATCGGGAGCGCCGTATGAGGACAGCTTTATTTATCAATATATGTGGTTCAACTATCCGTCTGGCGATCCGCGAGTGATTCCGGAAGAATTGACCGGACAGCTGGCCGAGGCCAGGAGAAATGTCTTCCAGCTTAATGATCAATGGAAGATTACATTTGCGGACGGGACTACCAGGGCAAGAACCTTTCTCTACAGCTTTCATCCGGGGCACCAGCTCCGGTTAAGCGCCATGAATAAGGGAACCGTGTCCGGTTATGAAAGATGGACCAACTATGAGACAGCGGAAACCGGCGTGCGCTACTCCGATGAAGGCGGCGAGTGGATCCGAACCTCTTTTACGTCCAGGGAAGACAATGTATCGGTTACGAAGATCTCGCAATCGTCGGCCGGTACCAAGATCAACATGATCATTTCGATTGATGACATTTCGGGGATGTACAAAGCGCAGGATGGGGCGACCGAGGTGACAGCACTCCAATACAAGAAGCTGGTTGATCCGAATGCGGACTATATCGCACAGGTGGCCCATTACCCTTCCTACCCGGGAAGCGAGCTGGCCGATGGGGGATACGCCGGCTTGACCCGGGTTGTGGTCATTAATGGAACACGCAGGAGAGTGCTGCTTGCAGACACGAATGAACTGATGAATGTCGGAGCAGACCAGAATCCGGCGATTCAAGTGACCGGTGCGGAAGCCGTGTACTTAATTACGCAGTCGGACCGGACCTTTAATTTGGGTAAGATTGGTGATTTTGCAGACCAGACGAGCTATGCTATCGTTGATGGTCTGTTGCAGAATACGAATGCTGTTGCGGTAAAATATCAGGACGCTTCGGGCATCTTCGATTACAATACAGCCCTTGCGCCTCATGCCCGGAAGCACGCCGCAGAATTTAACGCCGTACGTTTCTCTCTTGCAGGCGATGAAGGCGACAAGTCCGCAGACAATGTAACGTTGATCAACACGCAGAAGGCGTCCCGAACGAGAATCCATCATGCTTTCTTGGAGCAGGTATACAACCAGGGGAGATATGCCTTGATCTGCTGCAGCGGCTCAAGCGCACCACGCTTATATGGAATGTGGACCGGGGAGTGGAATCCTGGCTGGCGGGGGATTTATACGCTGGATGCCAATGTGAATCTGCAGGTGGCTGCCATGAATACTGGTCATTTAACTCAAGCGCCGCTCGGGTATATTACATTTTTCCTCCGGAATACTCCCGACTTTGAAGCTAATGCGCGGATGGCATACGGGATGCACGATGCAATTCAGGTCTCCGTTAACTCTGACGGGGACCGGGCAATGCATGTCGAATATGACAATGATTATCCGTTTGAATACTGGAATGCCGGGGCAAGCTGGTGCCTTGTGCCCATTTATGAATATTGGCAATGCTACGGGAATCAGCAGATACCCCTTCATGATAAGATGCGGATTCATGAGCTTCAGCCCATTCTGAGTGTACAAGATGGAGGCATGAGTGATGAGGAGTTCACCCAGCTGCTGGACAAAGGTTATCTGGATCTTGCAGCAGATGTCCTGCTCCCCTTGCTTACCAGGCAGGCCAACTTTTGGGAGCAGATCTGCACACCGGAATATTACACGGATATTAACGGGAAGGCCTGTTATCAGCAGGGAAAAGCGCAGTTGAATCCGGGAGAGAAATACATGATTATTCCTGCATATTCTCCGGAAAACCATCCTATCGGGTATAACAGCACCATTACGGCGAATGCCACGATGGATATATCAGCTGCACGGGATGGTCTCTCTATGGTTATTGCAATGGAAAGGGAAGTCAAACGCGAGGGTTATGAAGCAGCTATCGCTAAGTGGATGGCATTACTTGAGCTGCTGCCGGATTATAAATATGACTACGATGGTGCTTTGCGCGAATGGGCAATGAATGAATACACAGAAAATAACAACCATCGTCATTTGAGCCATCTGTATCCGGCATGGCCTGCTTATGAGACACAAACCGATCCTGCGCTGACACGGGCAACGAAGATAGCGATTGATAATAGAGACCGGTTGAATACCGGCGATGATACAGCAGGGCACGGCTGGATGCATAAGGCACTGGTGCAAGCCAGGTTGAAAAATGGTGACGGAGTACTCGCATCACTTCTGCCAATGATGAGCGATGCGGCTTATTACAGCTCCTTAATGACAGATCATGATACTAACAGAAGATGCAACTGTTATTGTACGGATACCTTATTCGGTACCGTGGGAGCTGTTAATGAAGCGCTGTTATTCTCAAATACAGGCGAAATAGAGGTCCTGCCAGCGTTGCCCTCCGATTGGCTGACGGGTTCCATACATGGGCTTATGGCAAGAACCTGGGCTGAAGTCAAGACATTAACCTGGAATCTTCCTGCAAAATCGGTGCATCTGGTACTGCGTTCCCACAGGAATGACAATGTCATCCGGTTAAGCGCGGGACTTCCTTGGACGGAGGCCCGGATCAACGGGGAGAGGGCGGATGTGGTGCAGGACTCACGGGGGAAATATATTCTATTCACTCTAAGTGAAGGAACAGAGGTTACAGTGACGTTTGAATGGTAA
- a CDS encoding AraC family transcriptional regulator produces MNLPPIHLENMNLRITVGGLTLNVPYILFGTFHRSFPEHIHSKRSYELHYVPEGQGTLIANGHSYPVTPGTLFMTGPDVVHEQITNPSDPMSEYCICFELLEHKPARDQKLDSITGAFVQTAFWIGQDTQNLMPLFEQLSFETTRRFIGYHRYVGTLLEQIILKLIRNYRGDQPDVSVPQAPLQTLDDTRLAAIEHSFLYQYRFITVQGLADTLGLSVRQTERTIRQFYGMTFTQKRTMARLNAAAHYLTMTAMTISHIAETVGYSSLEQFCSAFKIQYGMPAGRYRLLRSAQI; encoded by the coding sequence ATGAATTTACCGCCGATTCACCTGGAGAATATGAACCTGAGGATTACTGTCGGAGGACTAACACTGAATGTGCCCTATATACTGTTCGGCACGTTTCACCGTTCTTTTCCCGAGCATATCCACAGCAAACGAAGCTATGAACTGCATTATGTCCCGGAAGGGCAAGGTACGCTGATCGCGAACGGCCACAGTTATCCGGTCACCCCCGGCACCTTGTTCATGACAGGACCTGATGTCGTCCATGAGCAGATTACGAATCCTTCAGACCCCATGTCGGAGTACTGTATCTGCTTCGAGCTGCTGGAACATAAGCCGGCCCGGGATCAGAAGCTTGATAGCATCACTGGAGCATTCGTACAGACAGCATTCTGGATCGGCCAGGATACACAAAACCTGATGCCGTTGTTTGAGCAGCTATCCTTCGAGACTACCCGCAGATTCATCGGCTATCACCGGTATGTAGGCACCCTTCTCGAACAGATTATCCTCAAGCTGATCCGGAACTACAGGGGTGACCAGCCGGATGTCTCTGTCCCACAGGCCCCCCTGCAGACACTGGACGACACCCGGCTGGCTGCCATCGAACACAGCTTTCTGTATCAATACCGCTTCATTACCGTACAAGGGCTGGCGGACACCTTAGGCTTAAGTGTTAGACAGACGGAAAGAACGATCAGACAATTTTACGGCATGACGTTTACTCAGAAACGTACTATGGCCCGGTTAAATGCAGCGGCTCATTACCTGACCATGACCGCCATGACCATCAGCCATATCGCAGAAACGGTCGGTTACTCGTCGCTTGAGCAATTTTGCTCAGCTTTTAAGATACAGTATGGAATGCCTGCGGGCAGGTACCGGTTATTACGTTCTGCTCAAATCTAA
- a CDS encoding TetR/AcrR family transcriptional regulator: MRKIPPKAEVTREDISLAAFELTRQAGFEVLTARNIAVKLKCSTQPVYRLYKNMEEVKEDIYKRAVDFALNEIKKYNNEKNEPAMNLAVGCLFFAQAEKHLFRLLFLSEYSSDYTRNNDDLLTEEIYQAFLQLDPELCRMSKTKAREMFKKLSAYWLGIGVMIHMDSQELTIDDAIVMLEEMYSILKCSVLSKK, from the coding sequence TTGAGAAAAATACCGCCAAAAGCAGAAGTTACTCGAGAAGATATCTCCCTTGCAGCATTCGAACTAACCCGCCAAGCCGGATTTGAAGTGCTGACAGCCAGAAATATCGCGGTAAAGCTAAAATGTTCTACTCAACCTGTCTATCGGTTGTACAAGAATATGGAAGAGGTCAAGGAAGACATATACAAACGTGCTGTTGATTTCGCATTAAATGAGATCAAAAAATACAACAATGAGAAGAATGAACCAGCAATGAACTTGGCAGTAGGTTGTTTATTTTTTGCTCAAGCTGAGAAGCATCTGTTCCGATTGTTATTTTTATCTGAGTACAGCAGTGACTACACCAGGAATAATGATGATCTGCTCACAGAAGAGATATATCAGGCATTCCTCCAGTTAGATCCTGAGCTATGTAGGATGAGCAAAACAAAAGCCAGGGAAATGTTTAAGAAGCTTTCGGCATATTGGCTCGGAATTGGAGTTATGATCCACATGGACTCGCAGGAACTAACCATTGACGACGCGATAGTCATGCTTGAAGAAATGTATTCTATATTGAAATGTAGTGTACTTTCTAAAAAATAA
- the cydC gene encoding thiol reductant ABC exporter subunit CydC: MNELAMLSKAMIAERKDILLSILGGFIAGAAGVALFSASGYLISQTVFMPPLYTLIVLTALVKLLGLLRAASRYGERLYSHRATFSMLSRLRTGFFARLIPLTPGILNKNRSGDLLARIVGDVESLQNYFLRVAYPPVIVITVFLATMVFSASYSFWMACLFVTGMLLTAWVVPGIVLLGQRAIHGRVRKQRALLSTEVTEVLYGYRDLKVYGQLPQREQQLQAASAALTAEQQRAAGHLLRGQAMHTFVTFFISWGVLTLGAYLIMEGALAGVFLAMLVMASQTVFEEAAAMATLPVYKQDSEHAAKRLTETVMPAGDLPVQPGRTLPAGYAVSVELSGVTFQYEEEWRPALTEVSLQLTAGSRTAVVGPSGSGKSTLVDLLLKLRTPVSGDIRLNGVSVQELDETGIWEASNVVLQQSHFFRGTVRDNLLLNGEEQSDEALLEALAKAQLPDVALTDVVFEKGENLSDGEKQRLALARVMLRKGRLWLLDEPTSSLDYVTEERVLTHLYEQSAGDTLLLICHRLTGLEGMDRIIVMEQGRVIETGSYAELMEQKGYLYRMKQIELQMIGEQ; this comes from the coding sequence ATGAACGAGCTGGCGATGTTGTCCAAGGCCATGATAGCAGAGCGTAAGGATATTCTCCTGTCGATTCTGGGAGGGTTTATTGCCGGCGCAGCCGGTGTGGCTCTCTTCTCCGCGAGCGGATATCTGATTTCACAGACGGTCTTCATGCCGCCGCTCTATACCCTGATCGTACTTACCGCGCTGGTCAAGCTGCTGGGTCTGCTCCGCGCGGCAAGCCGTTACGGGGAACGCCTGTATTCGCACAGAGCTACCTTTTCCATGCTTAGCCGTTTGCGCACAGGCTTTTTTGCCCGGCTGATCCCGTTAACGCCCGGTATATTGAATAAGAACCGCAGCGGAGATCTGCTTGCGCGGATTGTCGGGGATGTAGAGAGCCTGCAGAATTATTTTTTGCGTGTTGCTTATCCGCCGGTGATCGTCATCACGGTGTTTCTGGCAACCATGGTGTTCAGTGCTTCCTATTCATTCTGGATGGCCTGCTTGTTTGTAACAGGAATGCTGCTGACCGCATGGGTTGTACCGGGAATCGTACTGCTGGGCCAGCGGGCGATACACGGCCGCGTCCGTAAGCAGCGGGCGCTGCTGTCAACGGAAGTCACCGAGGTATTGTATGGCTACCGCGATCTGAAGGTGTACGGGCAATTGCCGCAGCGGGAGCAGCAGCTTCAGGCGGCTTCGGCAGCACTGACAGCAGAGCAGCAGCGTGCAGCAGGCCATCTGTTACGCGGACAGGCGATGCACACCTTTGTCACATTTTTTATCTCCTGGGGTGTACTGACGCTAGGGGCCTATCTAATTATGGAAGGTGCGCTGGCAGGCGTATTCTTAGCGATGCTTGTTATGGCCTCACAGACGGTGTTCGAAGAAGCAGCGGCCATGGCTACATTGCCTGTCTATAAGCAAGACAGCGAGCACGCGGCCAAAAGGCTGACTGAAACCGTAATGCCTGCCGGTGACTTACCTGTGCAGCCGGGCCGCACCCTGCCGGCAGGATATGCTGTCTCGGTGGAGCTGTCCGGCGTTACGTTCCAATATGAAGAGGAGTGGCGGCCCGCGCTGACAGAGGTGTCGCTGCAGCTCACGGCAGGCTCCAGAACGGCAGTGGTCGGACCGAGCGGGTCCGGCAAATCAACCCTAGTTGATCTGCTGCTCAAACTGCGCACGCCTGTATCCGGGGACATACGTTTAAACGGTGTTTCGGTACAAGAGTTGGATGAGACAGGCATTTGGGAAGCCTCTAATGTCGTATTGCAGCAAAGTCATTTTTTCCGCGGAACGGTTCGAGACAATCTGTTGCTGAATGGAGAAGAACAGTCTGACGAAGCATTGTTAGAAGCTCTCGCGAAGGCCCAACTGCCGGATGTGGCATTAACCGATGTTGTATTCGAAAAAGGAGAGAACCTGTCCGACGGCGAGAAGCAGCGTCTGGCTCTGGCGCGGGTTATGCTCCGCAAAGGGCGGTTATGGCTGCTGGATGAACCGACCTCTTCGCTGGATTATGTAACGGAAGAGCGCGTGTTAACCCATCTCTACGAACAGTCCGCCGGAGATACTTTACTGCTCATTTGCCACCGGCTTACCGGACTGGAAGGTATGGACAGGATTATCGTCATGGAGCAAGGCAGGGTCATCGAAACAGGTTCATATGCGGAGCTAATGGAGCAAAAGGGCTACTTGTACCGTATGAAGCAGATTGAGCTGCAGATGATTGGAGAGCAATAG